One window of Rubrivirga sp. SAORIC476 genomic DNA carries:
- a CDS encoding HK97-gp10 family putative phage morphogenesis protein, with amino-acid sequence MPTFTVDLDGEEEFAGALKLWEQRKRLEIQALLGRIAADIERDAAAAAPKRSGTLRDSVKVDLTRVLTDLVADVVAGVFYARFVEHGTKRLSAHPFLFPAFEAHARAYYDGLRRILSS; translated from the coding sequence GTGCCCACCTTCACAGTCGATCTCGACGGCGAGGAGGAGTTCGCGGGCGCGCTCAAGCTCTGGGAGCAGCGCAAGCGTCTGGAGATCCAGGCGCTCCTGGGCCGGATCGCGGCCGACATCGAGCGCGACGCCGCGGCCGCTGCGCCGAAGCGCTCGGGCACGCTCCGCGACTCCGTCAAGGTCGACCTCACGCGGGTGCTCACCGACCTGGTCGCGGACGTCGTCGCCGGCGTCTTCTACGCGCGGTTCGTGGAGCACGGCACCAAGCGCCTCTCGGCACACCCCTTCCTCTTCCCGGCCTTCGAGGCGCACGCCCGCGCCTACTACGACGGCCTCCGCCGCATCCTGAGTTCGTGA
- a CDS encoding phage head closure protein: MNVGRLDTLVTPQSSTPTWSAGESTDAWSDGTPFWASVDEATGREQIRAGQVDSRQPVVVTARYSDTEALTPTDRLVLPDGRILDIESIREIRRREGREFLCLLNSDGGA, encoded by the coding sequence GTGAACGTCGGCCGCCTCGACACGCTCGTGACGCCTCAGTCCTCGACGCCGACCTGGTCGGCGGGCGAGTCGACGGACGCGTGGTCGGACGGCACGCCGTTCTGGGCGTCCGTCGACGAGGCAACGGGCCGCGAGCAGATCCGAGCCGGCCAGGTCGACAGCCGCCAGCCGGTGGTCGTGACGGCGCGCTACTCCGACACGGAGGCGCTCACGCCGACGGACCGGCTGGTGCTGCCCGACGGGAGGATCCTCGACATCGAGTCGATCCGCGAGATCCGGCGGCGCGAGGGGCGGGAGTTCCTGTGCCTGCTCAACAGCGACGGGGGCGCGTGA
- a CDS encoding phage head-tail connector protein, which translates to MQIVVVQASQAEPVSLAEARAYLRVTATSEDSLIEQLVTAARLRVEETTGYALGEQRRKLTIERWPCSGVLEIPSPPLLSVQSVKVADFDGVMQTLAAEEYSVIPGSPGAVCLTGSVPTHYGRPGSVEVVYTCGLGADGGEPIPDNLLVAIKALTLHLYDMRGLAVAGTTVSTVPASYDFLTASHRYRYRLHLS; encoded by the coding sequence ATGCAGATCGTCGTCGTCCAAGCGTCGCAGGCTGAGCCCGTGTCTCTCGCTGAGGCACGGGCGTACCTGCGTGTGACGGCGACGTCCGAGGACTCGCTCATCGAGCAGCTGGTGACGGCCGCGCGGCTCCGGGTCGAGGAGACGACCGGCTACGCGCTCGGCGAGCAGCGGCGCAAGCTCACCATCGAGCGGTGGCCCTGCAGCGGCGTCCTGGAGATCCCGAGCCCGCCGCTGCTGTCGGTCCAGTCGGTCAAGGTGGCCGACTTCGACGGCGTGATGCAGACGCTGGCGGCCGAGGAGTACTCGGTGATCCCAGGCAGCCCCGGCGCGGTCTGCCTGACGGGCTCGGTGCCGACGCACTACGGGCGGCCGGGCTCGGTGGAGGTGGTCTACACCTGCGGCCTCGGTGCCGACGGCGGGGAGCCGATCCCGGACAACCTTCTGGTGGCCATCAAGGCGCTCACGCTCCACCTGTACGACATGCGCGGGCTGGCGGTCGCGGGCACGACCGTCTCGACGGTGCCCGCCAGCTACGACTTCCTGACCGCCTCGCACCGCTACCGTTACCGCCTCCACCTCTCGTGA